A window of the Plasmodium vinckei vinckei genome assembly, chromosome: PVVCY_08 genome harbors these coding sequences:
- a CDS encoding thioredoxin reductase, putative, which yields MNPALVSYTFMPKKYLKISKRYITRDSKIYGQFNTNKNINFQRIYTNKFLNNNISIIDSNCTIFFCNSRSLFSRCFTILSSCNNTITCEKNIFKNKSIKTMSNDNKRNPINDSMNVNDNSQTNNEKNIDSTNYDYDYIVIGGGPGGMASAKEAASHGAKVLLFDFVKPSSQGAKWGIGGTCVNVGCVPKKLMHYAGNMGTLFKNDSEKYGWNFNNLKHDWNTLVGTVQSHIRSLNFSYMVGLKSSKVKYINGLAKLKDKNTVSYHLKGDTSKEECVTGKYILVATGCRPNIPDDVIGAKELSITSDDIFSLKRTPGKTLVVGASYVALECAGFLNSLGCDVTISVRSIILRGFDQQCANKIKLFMEEQGVTFMTGVLPKKLTKENDKILVHFNNDTTETYDTVLYAIGRKGDIDGLNLEKLNININNSNNKIIADQFSCTNIPNIFAVGDIAENVPELAPVAIKAGEILARRLFKNSNEIMKYDFIPTSIYTPIEYGSCGYSEEKAYEKFGKNNIEVFLQEFNNLEISAVHRIKHVKAQKDEYDVDISSTCLSKLVCLKNEDNRVIGFHYVGPNAGEVTQGMALALKLNAKKSDFDNCIGIHPTDAESFMNLTITLSSGLSYAAKGGCGGGKCG from the coding sequence atgaaccCTGCTTTAGTTAGCTATACATTTATGccgaaaaaatatttaaaaatctCGAAACGCTATATTACAAGAGATAGTAAGATATATGGACAATTTAatactaataaaaatattaattttcaaagaatttatactaataaatttttaaataataatataagtaTTATTGATAGTAATTgcacaatatttttttgtaattcccgttcattattttcacgCTGCTTTACTATATTATCATCTTGTAATAATACTATAACgtgtgaaaaaaatatttttaaaaataaatcgaTAAAAACAATGAGCAAcgataataaaagaaatccTATCAATGATAGCATGAATGTAAATGATAATTCCCAGACAAATaatgagaaaaatatagatagCACTAATTATGACTATGATTATATAGTTATTGGTGGAGGTCCTGGAGGTATGGCATCCGCTAAAGAAGCCGCTTCACATGGAGCTAAGGTTTTGCTGTTTGATTTTGTTAAGCCAAGTAGCCAAGGAGCAAAATGGGGTATTGGAGGTACATGCGTAAATGTAGGGTGTGTACCAAAAAAGTTAATGCACTATGCAGGAAATATGGGgacattatttaaaaatgattcaGAGAAATATGGATGGAATTTTAATAATCTAAAACATGATTGGAATACATTAGTTGGTACTGTTCAATCTCATATACGATCATTAAATTTTAGTTATATGGTAGGGTTAAAATCTTcaaaagtaaaatatattaacgGACTAGctaaattaaaagataaaaatacagtatcatatcatttaaaaGGTGATACCTCTAAAGAAGAATGTGTAACAGGAAAATACATTTTAGTTGCAACAGGATGTAGACCAAATATACCTGATGATGTTATAGGTGCTAAAGAACTAAGTATAACTTCCgatgatatattttctttaaaaagAACCCCAGGAAAAACATTAGTTGTTGGTGCTTCATATGTAGCTTTAGAATGTGCTGGctttttaaattcattaGGTTGTGATGTAACAATATCAGTACGTTCAATAATATTACGAGGTTTTGATCAACAATGtgcaaacaaaataaaattatttatggaAGAACAAGGAGTAACATTTATGACTGGTGTATTACCTAAAAAACTAactaaagaaaatgataaaatcttagttcattttaataatgatacTACAGAAACATATGATACTGTTCTATATGCAATAGGTAGAAAAGGAGATATCGATGGAttaaatttagaaaaattaaatataaatataaataatagtaataataaaataatagcaGACCAATTTAGCTGTACAAATATTCCTAACATTTTTGCAGTTGGGGATATTGCTGAAAATGTACCTGAATTAGCACCAGTAGCTATAAAAGCAGGAGAAATATTAGCTAGAcgattatttaaaaattctaatgaaataatgaaatatgaTTTTATACCAACATCAATATATACACCTATCGAATATGGATCATGTGGTTACTCAGAAGAAAAAgcatatgaaaaatttggaaaaaataatattgaagtatttttacaagaatttaataatttagaaaTATCAGCAGTTCATAGAATAAAACATGTTAAGGCACAAAAAGATGAATATGATGTTGATATATCAAGTACTTGTTTATCTAAACTTgtttgtttaaaaaatgaagataatAGAGTTATTGGTTTTCATTATGTTGGACCTAATGCAGGTGAAGTTACTCAAGGAATGGCATTAgctttaaaattaaatgcaAAGAAATCTGATTTTGATAACTGTATTGGAATACATCCAACAGATGCAGAATCATTTATGAATCTAACAATTACCTTATCATCTGGTTTGTCTTATGCTGCTAAAGGTGGATGTGGCGGTGGAAAATGTGGATAA
- a CDS encoding RNA-binding protein, putative — protein MEQMNQEPGKNEEENFRAHVDDINNIDKEFSDLQKLKMMNDGADMQMNQGGAPDSHEMEQEEINNRSIFVGNVDYSTQPEELQSLFSECGIINRVTILVNKNTGHSKGYAYIEFADPSSVRTALSLSESFFKKRQIKVCSKRRNIPGFNRPRMSAFRGRVMKSPLSSRGRFGLRQPSFRPFYRGRGSYKKVVTNPYERT, from the exons atggaACAAATGAATCAAGAGCCAGGAAAAAATGAGGAGGAAAACTTTAGGGCTCACGttgatgatataaataatattgacaAAGAATTTAGtgatttacaaaaattaaag ATGATGAATGATGGAGCAGATATGCAGATGAACCAAGGTGGGGCTCCAGATTCCCATGAAATGGAACAGGAGGAAATAAACAACAGATCGATATTTGTTGgaaat GTTGATTATTCGACACAACCAGAAGAACTTCAATCCCTCTTTTCAGAATGCggaataataaatagaGTTACAATTTtagttaataaaaatactgGCCACTCAAAAgg ATATGCATACATAGAGTTTGCTGACCCATCGTCCGTTCGAACGGCCTTATCATTATCTGAgtcatttttcaaaaaaagacaaattaaa gTTTGCAgtaaaagaagaaatataCCAGGATTTAATAGACCAAGAATGAGCGCATTCAGAGGAAGAGTTATGAAATCACCTTTAAGTTCAAGGGGAAGATTTgg ACTTCGACAACCAAGCTTTAGACCATTTTACAGAGGACGAGGATCTTACAAAAAAGTTGTTACTAATCCATATGAAAGAACATAA